The Aliiroseovarius pelagivivens genome contains a region encoding:
- a CDS encoding tyrosine-type recombinase/integrase: protein MQTPNLPAIRACRPAWNKGRIVGQKRPLLPKQVWAIRVRLEIAENHRDLALFNLAIDSKLRGCDLVKLMVADVFAAGQVKERASIIQSKTQKPVRFEITEGTRKSLLRWMEEPLMIGSEFLWPGRFHERLHISTRQYAHLVRDWVKSIGLEPSAYGTHSMRRTKVAQIYRKTGNLRAVQLLLGHTKMDSTVRYLGVELEDALTIAEAVEI, encoded by the coding sequence ATGCAAACACCCAACTTACCTGCCATTCGAGCATGTCGCCCTGCCTGGAACAAAGGCCGCATTGTCGGGCAGAAACGCCCGCTGTTGCCCAAGCAGGTCTGGGCAATCCGCGTGCGATTGGAAATCGCTGAAAATCATCGCGACCTTGCCCTGTTCAATCTCGCCATCGACAGCAAACTTCGGGGATGTGATCTGGTCAAACTGATGGTGGCTGATGTCTTCGCCGCAGGGCAGGTTAAAGAGCGGGCCTCGATCATTCAGAGCAAGACACAAAAACCTGTCCGTTTTGAGATTACCGAAGGTACGCGGAAATCTCTTTTGAGGTGGATGGAGGAACCGCTAATGATCGGTTCCGAATTCCTCTGGCCGGGGCGATTCCACGAACGGCTTCATATTTCGACACGGCAATACGCGCACCTGGTCCGAGACTGGGTGAAATCGATCGGACTGGAGCCGAGCGCGTATGGAACCCATTCCATGCGGCGGACGAAGGTTGCACAGATCTACCGGAAGACCGGCAACCTGCGTGCTGTTCAGCTCCTGCTCGGACACACCAAGATGGACAGCACAGTCCGATATCTTGGTGTCGAGCTGGAAGACGCTTTGACGATCGCTGAGGCGGTAGAAATCTGA
- a CDS encoding aspartate/glutamate racemase family protein, which produces MHIGLIGGIGPAATIAYYNNLVFEFRKAGLPLELTIVHADVTTLISNAGSDNREAQAAVFVKHLRQLKAAGCDVAAITALTGHFCFNETLSQSPLPLLSAIEAIDRYCEDQGISIVGLLGSPPVLSSRLFGQLRNTNCVVPKSNPEELGRDYLEMATSGVCSELTRQKFLNAGADMVAEQKAEAILLAGTDLALAFDGQSPGYKTIDALAIHINALLSLARR; this is translated from the coding sequence ATGCATATTGGCCTGATTGGCGGGATTGGTCCTGCCGCAACAATTGCCTATTACAACAATCTGGTTTTTGAGTTTAGGAAAGCGGGACTACCCCTGGAACTGACTATTGTGCACGCAGATGTTACCACTTTGATATCCAACGCTGGTTCCGATAACCGTGAAGCTCAGGCTGCCGTTTTTGTGAAGCATCTTCGACAATTGAAGGCAGCGGGATGCGATGTGGCGGCGATCACTGCGCTCACTGGGCATTTCTGTTTCAATGAAACGCTGTCACAATCTCCCTTGCCATTGCTTAGCGCAATCGAAGCAATAGACCGCTATTGCGAGGATCAAGGGATTAGTATTGTCGGCTTGCTGGGCAGCCCGCCTGTTCTGTCTTCCCGTTTATTCGGACAATTGCGAAACACTAACTGTGTAGTCCCTAAATCTAACCCAGAGGAGTTGGGAAGAGACTACTTGGAAATGGCAACCTCCGGCGTTTGCTCCGAACTGACCCGCCAGAAGTTTCTTAATGCAGGGGCGGATATGGTAGCCGAGCAAAAGGCCGAGGCGATATTGCTTGCCGGAACGGACCTTGCGCTTGCCTTCGACGGACAATCCCCAGGCTATAAGACCATTGATGCCCTCGCTATTCACATTAATGCTTTGCTATCACTGGCACGTAGATAA